The nucleotide sequence CCAGCTCTTGGGGGATCTTGTGGGTTGTGAAGGGAAGAGTGCGGCTAAAGGTTGTTTCGTACTCGGGAGTCATGGCGATATTGTTTGTTTTCAGTTTGGTGTTTTAATGGTTTGGGCAATGTTGGTAAGGTAGAGGTTAGAATATCTATAGTCGACGCAATATTTATACTCGATTCAAGACACTGAATCTCGCATGACACGCTCGACATATGATCAAGATACAGTCATTCCTTGGTACGATTCACTTCACTGTatgcttttaaagtaatcTTATTCACTGCTGTACTGCCGAATCAAGCGACTTTATTCCATTTTCTCACTATCAATAAGGCTAGTCTTGCTCCAtagcttccttctcttgcAGTTTTTTCTTCAAGTCCATCGACCTATCATCATTTGTTTCGATTGTGATCATTTCCTTTGTTGTGTCATAGCGATTGACGAATTTAAAGTCCCAGGCTCCGAAAATGTCAATGAGTGCTTCGTCAAGCTTGGTATTGTCTTTCACCAACTTCTTTGGAATCTCGTGCTTGTAGATTGGAAGTGTGGGGTCAAAGGTCATGATGTGACTTGTTTTGCTGTTTGGCTGGAGTAGTTTATCTATAACAGTCGTTTCTTCTAGTGgcttatttagctttacttAATTGAATAGCTATAATGTTGGCTTTTTCTGTTGTTGTGTTACTGGGGAGTTGGCTATTGCGGTCCTTTTTATATCCAACTTTAACAGACAGTGATTAACCATTGCACGCTGCTATACTCATCTTAACCATCCAGGGCTGGAGTGACTGAGTCTATCGGCTAGATCAGTGAATGCCATCGATCAGGCAAACACTCCCCATATCAACCACAGTGAATCGCCCACGAAAAAGAACTGGAGAGTCGGGGGTCAGTTCCTCCGTCATTGGAAAACGATAATGAGATTGAGTTTATTACGCCGGCTCCGGACCCACACTCGGAGCGGCAGAGCGGACAATTGTGGGGCCAAGAGCGGCATCCGCTGCCAGCAACTTCAACAACGACATGACAATCGATGGCGACAGCGAGAGACTCTATAATGCTGATAAAGCATAACTGCAGATTGTTCATCACAAATATGTAGTCATTGTCATGAGATTGGCTATATAAGGAGGTCTTCCCCTCGACCCAGACAGCACTCATCAACTTCACTCAACAGCTATCTATTGTATCCTTGACTTCAAATCCCTCAACTCCCTATCCCAACTTCAACAATGTCTCCCAAGCTCATCGTTATTCTCGGAGCCACAGGCAATCAAGGTGGTTCCGTCGCCGAAGTCTTCCTCTCCGAGCCAGGCTGGAAGGTCCGCGCCCTCACCCGCAACACCTCCagcgccaaagccaaagctctATCTTCCAAGGGCGCTGAAGTCGTCCAAGCAGATCTCGAtgacccttcttctttggaggCAGCATTCCAGGGGGCTCACGCTATCTTCGCTGTCAGCGACTTCTGGGGTCTTTACTATAACGAGTCCAACAGATCCAAGACTAAACCTGGTCAGGCCCTCAATGACTGGGCCGCTCAGCATGAAGAACAGCAGCTGAAGAATGTCATTGACATTGCCGCTAAAGTTCCCACTCTCGACCGCTTTATTCTCTCATCTCTGTCTCATTCGGAGAAGTGGtctaaaggtaaatatactCGTGTCTACCACTTTGATGGCAAGGCTCGAGCGACGGAGTATGCTCAAAGGGAACAACCTGATCTGTGGACCAAGACAAGTGTCTACCAAGCTGGCCTTTTTTTAAGCAACTTTGTTCTTTTACCGCCGAATCAGCCTTTCAAGGTCAGTCCATGATTTATTCACTGTAAGCGAACGCAGTTAACGCATGTCTAGAACGCCGATGGAGTCGCTCACTTCGTCTCAACTCTTGACGTCGACACAAAGTTCCCCTACATCTCCCCTGAAGAGGATACCGGCCCCTTCGTCAAGGCACTCATCGTTGATGAACCTGCAGGCCACAACCTCATCGCCTACAGAGAGTGGCTATCTGCCAATGACATCGCTGCTACCTTCACAAAAGCCACTGGTGTCCCGTCAAAGGCCATCAAAGACGACAATTCTATCCCCCCCGGTGTGTCTGACGAGTTGTTGGGCGAGATGATTGACTGTTTTTCCTACTTTAATGAGTTTGGCTACGAGGGTCGAGATGACCCAACTGTGGTTCATCCTCGCAGTGTAAGTTCATAATCGCCTTTACTTTGACACAATCACTTACTCCAGTTTAGCTCAAGTCTGCACCAAAACTCAGCACTGCTGAGGAATACTTCAAGAAGCAGGACTGGTCCAAGGTCTTTGGATCTTAAGAGGAGTCCCTGAAAGGTATTGGCTGAATACTATTGCAATCACTATAGGAGATGGACTGTGGATATAGTTGTCGCAAAAATGTTCTTGTTGCCTATGTTATATCTCTAAGAGATTAGCTAGAATCGAATCATGTATACGCCTTGACCTCCTCTTGTACATTGTAGCCACCCCACATCACTTCCTTAGAGCATATCGCTACAATTACTGCCTACATCCGGCCGCTTCTTGGACAATCCGCCATCCTTCTTGGTAGCTAGCTCTTCCTAAGTGGCAAGTTTCTTCAACTTGTCAAATCGCGGTGTTCCGAAGCCAGTGGCGGGATCCCATCCTTTGACGGCGTCCCATCCCGCGTTGGGGATCTCGGGAGAAGGGAACCCTTCCAGACTAACACCGGGGCAGCCTGACGTCTTTCCCTCCAAGATGCTAGGGGCTGGGTTAGCAACTTTTCAACGACGCCAACTATTCGGATACTTACTCGGTAAACCCTGCCTGGCCAGTTTTGTAGAGCCAGGGGTTCAGGAATCCCATCGCAGACTTGCCCTTCTTGAACCTTTCGTTGTTGAGCAAAGCAATTATCGCACCAACTGTAGGGGCCGCCGCACTTGAGTCTTTATGTCAGTCAGGTACGTTGGCTAGGTACGTTTTGCATGAACACACAACTTACCTGGTTCCACCTGCAGTGAATTGTTGGCCATTGACCATAACTTGATGGCCACTTGCGAGAGCAGAAACGTCGGGGAATGCTCTCCCGTCCTTGCTAATATAGTTCTTCCATTGCCTCCAtttcttctcattcttcttcagatAGTCTTTCACGACCTTATCCTGGTACGCCGGGCGGGAGAAGAGATCTGAGAAGCCGCCGCCACCAGATTGATCATACTCAGTATCCAACCAAGCCCTTTCGGGACTGTTTCTCTCTGTGCCGCCAACGGACGTCACATATGGGCAGACGCTGGGCCAAGTCGGGAGGAATTTCGTAGTGTTCTTTCCATCGTTTGACTGGCACGAGACACCAACGCCGAAATTGCCAGCTGCAACTAGGATTGAGACACCACGTGTGCCGATCTGACCGAATTTGTTGCAAACCTGTCGGGCATACGCCTTGGGAATATGTTGCTCGTAATTACCCCACGAGATGGAGACAACTTGTGGGAGCTTCTTGTCTGGCAGGTTCAAAAGATACTCAGCCAATCCAAGCCAATTCTCAATGGATCGAGTGAAGTCTCCAGGCACCTTCTGCAAGCTGTGATACAGTTAGTGGCGCATATTTGGATGATCCCAAAGATACTCACTCCAAATCCGGACTGAAGTCGTAATTGAAGCCTCCAACAGTAAGATGTTCCACTGAGACTTGGTGGGCCAAGGAGATGGCATACTGGGTGTTCAAATTTCCCTCGTTGCTTCGAATTCTGGCACTCTGTGGGTTCTCTCCACCTGCTGCAGATGCATTGCGGAAAGTGACGCCCTCGAGGTCAGGGGCAAAGCGTCGGAAGAACTCTTGGAGCTGCGCGTTTTGAGCAGTCATCTAACATACGTCAGTAAACAGCCTACCAGGACGCCAAGTATACTTACGTTGAGGAAGCTGACGACTGTGTATAAGGATCCCTTCTCCGCCTTTGGATAGTTCTTTGGCATCTTGTAGATCCCTCGAATGCAGGCGGGCGTCAGTTCCGTCTTGCACTTCTCTAAGTTTATGGGTCCCGGGCCGCCATTATTACCGTCCTTTGGTGGCTTCTTTCCGTACTTGTCGTCTCGTTTTGTGAGTCTGAGCCCGGAGTCATcgatatttccttttttatcaAAGACAGGAAAGAATGTGGTGGGCTGGATAGTTGCAATATGGTGGACGATCTCATGAGGAACTGAGTACTCTCTGGTTCTGACAATCCGTTCATTGTCGCGAGCAAAGACAGAGAAGCGGGTGCTCAACATTCCTTCGGCTTGGCTGACAGTCGTGCGCACATGGAGCCATTCGCCCTCGTCACGGAC is from Fusarium musae strain F31 chromosome 4, whole genome shotgun sequence and encodes:
- a CDS encoding hypothetical protein (EggNog:ENOG41), yielding MSPKLIVILGATGNQGGSVAEVFLSEPGWKVRALTRNTSSAKAKALSSKGAEVVQADLDDPSSLEAAFQGAHAIFAVSDFWGLYYNESNRSKTKPGQALNDWAAQHEEQQLKNVIDIAAKVPTLDRFILSSLSHSEKWSKGKYTRVYHFDGKARATEYAQREQPDLWTKTSVYQAGLFLSNFVLLPPNQPFKNADGVAHFVSTLDVDTKFPYISPEEDTGPFVKALIVDEPAGHNLIAYREWLSANDIAATFTKATGVPSKAIKDDNSIPPGVSDELLGEMIDCFSYFNEFGYEGRDDPTVVHPRSLKSAPKLSTAEEYFKKQDWSKVFGS
- a CDS encoding hypothetical protein (EggNog:ENOG41~MEROPS:MER0078639) gives rise to the protein MLVTNSLKVWGLLFSVTSVLASPIVLESLDETPADWQESDSPDPDQIIDFSIGLQPEDSQLLDTTLYGVSDPDHPNYGKYLSRESAKALLNPSGEATQSVKHWLTDAGIPEHHVRDEGEWLHVRTTVSQAEGMLSTRFSVFARDNERIVRTREYSVPHEIVHHIATIQPTTFFPVFDKKGNIDDSGLRLTKRDDKYGKKPPKDGNNGGPGPINLEKCKTELTPACIRGIYKMPKNYPKAEKGSLYTVVSFLNMTAQNAQLQEFFRRFAPDLEGVTFRNASAAGGENPQSARIRSNEGNLNTQYAISLAHQVSVEHLTVGGFNYDFSPDLDLQKVPGDFTRSIENWLGLAEYLLNLPDKKLPQVVSISWGNYEQHIPKAYARQVCNKFGQIGTRGVSILVAAGNFGVGVSCQSNDGKNTTKFLPTWPSVCPYVTSVGGTERNSPERAWLDTEYDQSGGGGFSDLFSRPAYQDKVVKDYLKKNEKKWRQWKNYISKDGRAFPDVSALASGHQVMVNGQQFTAGGTSAAAPTVGAIIALLNNERFKKGKSAMGFLNPWLYKTGQAGFTDILEGKTSGCPGVSLEGFPSPEIPNAGWDAVKGWDPATGFGTPRFDKLKKLAT